From a region of the Colias croceus chromosome 30, ilColCroc2.1 genome:
- the LOC123704672 gene encoding zinc finger protein 615-like isoform X1: MTNYIKPIVFCEGCLSTDRKLTDVGEFYDIYVNLFIEASSKLSKNPLFCWECNAVLRTIHKFRERVQQANSYLNEGLNKFKRVKICLSTLSTSNISNNIIYAVHSEENDNNFKEEDIAADDNFDNVSTVDEPLIVPIEFKTEKSDNSDFENDFSIETDYINIENIDKDKKLHLEKQDTDNIDDDKKLLLEEQDIDKKKRKRPKSYINVRYTVKEYSKEEMIEMRKKCERVFMDDSEMALWREKAKLAHNYRTMAYKCETCISGFAKKQYYDKHVRRFHSKGSGDYECSICKQRILSVRKLSHMDMHTTKYICCVCGVECHPSYNLDCHLNSTHKRVVQCKKCNLQFNNRTECSRHYIKTHLRFICDYCNHGFTMKKRLIHHIGLRHTEHRCKICDKLYYSQHTLKRHNFAVHVKSISEETYCVECNLHFNNEILLKHHLTTSTKHVQKRFPCTECDKVYHKRTTLNNHYNLVHLQKTKNYCELCDRYFLTGYRLRDHKATTHDRLPKPKTKMCSICGRAFQTNRLLQNHMRTHTGERPFHCEFCTASFTQKYALVSHTRAIHKVH, encoded by the exons AtgacaaattatataaaacctaTCGTTTTCTGCGAGGGTTGTTTGTCCACGGATAGAAAACTAACAGATGTCGGagaattttatgatatttacgTTAATCTTTTTATTGAAGCTTCCAGCAAG CTATCAAAAAACCCTCTATTCTGCTGGGAATGTAATGCTGTATTACGAACAATACACAAGTTTCGAGAGAGAGTTCAACAGGCCAATAGTTACTTAAATGAAGGCTTGAATAAGTTTAAAAGA GTAAAAATCTGCTTATCAACATTATCTACCTCAAACAtatcaaataatatcatatatgCTGTACATAGTGAagaaaatgacaataattttaaagaagaagACATAGCAGCTGatgataattttgataatgtaTCAACAGTAGACGAACCGTTAATCGTAccaattgaatttaaaactgaGAAAAGTGACAATTCCGACTTCGAAAATGACTTTTCTATCGAAACAgactatataaatatagaaaacatAGACAAAGACAAAAAATTGCATTTGGAAAAGCAGGACACAGACAATATAGATGATGACAAAAAATTGCTTTTGGAAGAACAAGACATagacaaaaagaaaagaaaacgtCCAAAATCATATATTAATGTGAGATACACTGTGAAGGAATATAGTAAAGAGGAAATGATAGAAATGCGTAAAAAATGCGAGAGAGTTTTTATGGACGATTCTGAGATGGCGTTATGGCGGGAAAAAGCGAAATTGGCGCATAATTACAGAACAATGGCATATAAATGTGAAACTTGTATATCTGGGTTTGCTAAGAAGCAATATTATGATAAGCATGTTAGGAGATTCCATTCTAAG GGTAGTGGCGATTATGAGTGTTCGATTTGCAAGCAGCGAATCTTGAGTGTTAGAAAACTCTCACACATGGACATGCATACAACTAAATATATATGCTGTGTGTGTGGTGTGGAATGTCATCCGTCATATAATTTGGATTGTCACTTGAATTCAACTCACAAACGTGTGGTGCAATGTAAGAAGTGCAATTTGCAgtttaa CAATCGCACAGAATGCAGTAGGCATTATATTAAGACGCATTTGCGATTTATATGTGATTATTGCAATCACGGTTTCACGATGAAGAAAAGACTCATTCATCATATTGG ATTACGTCACACAGAGCACAGATGCAAGATATGTGACAAATTATACTATTCACAACACACACTGAAAAGGCACAACTTTGCGGTTCATGTTAAATCAATCTCGGAAGAAACTTATTGCGTTGAATGCAATcttcattttaataatgaaattttgttgAAACATCACTTGACGACGAGCACGAAGCATGTGCAGAAGAg atttccATGTACAGAGTGTGATAAAGTGTATCATAAGAGGACAACATTGaataatcattataatttagtaCATCTGCAGAAGACTAAAAACTACTGTGAACTATGTGACCGA TATTTCCTAACAGGATATCGCCTCAGAGATCACAAGGCAACCACGCACGATCGTTTGCCAAAGCCAAAGACGAAAATGTGTTCTATATGTGGAAGAGCTTTTCAA aCAAATCGCCTTCTACAGAATCACATGAGGACACATACCGGTGAACGGCCTTTCCACTGCGAATTCTGTACGGCGAGCTTCACACAGAAGTACGCGCTGGTCTCTCATACTAGGGCGATTCATAAAGtgcattaa
- the LOC123704672 gene encoding zinc finger protein 91-like isoform X2, translating into MTNYIKPIVFCEGCLSTDRKLTDVGEFYDIYVNLFIEASSKLSKNPLFCWECNAVLRTIHKFRERVQQANSYLNEGLNKFKRVKICLSTLSTSNISNNIIYAVHSEENDNNFKEEDIAADDNFDNVSTVDEPLIVPIEFKTEKSDNSDFENDFSIETDYINIENIDKDKKLHLEKQDTDNIDDDKKLLLEEQDIDKKKRKRPKSYINVRYTVKEYSKEEMIEMRKKCERVFMDDSEMALWREKAKLAHNYRTMAYKCETCISGFAKKQYYDKHVRRFHSKGSGDYECSICKQRILSVRKLSHMDMHTTKYICCVCGVECHPSYNLDCHLNSTHKRVVQCKKCNLQFKLRHTEHRCKICDKLYYSQHTLKRHNFAVHVKSISEETYCVECNLHFNNEILLKHHLTTSTKHVQKRFPCTECDKVYHKRTTLNNHYNLVHLQKTKNYCELCDRYFLTGYRLRDHKATTHDRLPKPKTKMCSICGRAFQTNRLLQNHMRTHTGERPFHCEFCTASFTQKYALVSHTRAIHKVH; encoded by the exons AtgacaaattatataaaacctaTCGTTTTCTGCGAGGGTTGTTTGTCCACGGATAGAAAACTAACAGATGTCGGagaattttatgatatttacgTTAATCTTTTTATTGAAGCTTCCAGCAAG CTATCAAAAAACCCTCTATTCTGCTGGGAATGTAATGCTGTATTACGAACAATACACAAGTTTCGAGAGAGAGTTCAACAGGCCAATAGTTACTTAAATGAAGGCTTGAATAAGTTTAAAAGA GTAAAAATCTGCTTATCAACATTATCTACCTCAAACAtatcaaataatatcatatatgCTGTACATAGTGAagaaaatgacaataattttaaagaagaagACATAGCAGCTGatgataattttgataatgtaTCAACAGTAGACGAACCGTTAATCGTAccaattgaatttaaaactgaGAAAAGTGACAATTCCGACTTCGAAAATGACTTTTCTATCGAAACAgactatataaatatagaaaacatAGACAAAGACAAAAAATTGCATTTGGAAAAGCAGGACACAGACAATATAGATGATGACAAAAAATTGCTTTTGGAAGAACAAGACATagacaaaaagaaaagaaaacgtCCAAAATCATATATTAATGTGAGATACACTGTGAAGGAATATAGTAAAGAGGAAATGATAGAAATGCGTAAAAAATGCGAGAGAGTTTTTATGGACGATTCTGAGATGGCGTTATGGCGGGAAAAAGCGAAATTGGCGCATAATTACAGAACAATGGCATATAAATGTGAAACTTGTATATCTGGGTTTGCTAAGAAGCAATATTATGATAAGCATGTTAGGAGATTCCATTCTAAG GGTAGTGGCGATTATGAGTGTTCGATTTGCAAGCAGCGAATCTTGAGTGTTAGAAAACTCTCACACATGGACATGCATACAACTAAATATATATGCTGTGTGTGTGGTGTGGAATGTCATCCGTCATATAATTTGGATTGTCACTTGAATTCAACTCACAAACGTGTGGTGCAATGTAAGAAGTGCAATTTGCAgtttaa ATTACGTCACACAGAGCACAGATGCAAGATATGTGACAAATTATACTATTCACAACACACACTGAAAAGGCACAACTTTGCGGTTCATGTTAAATCAATCTCGGAAGAAACTTATTGCGTTGAATGCAATcttcattttaataatgaaattttgttgAAACATCACTTGACGACGAGCACGAAGCATGTGCAGAAGAg atttccATGTACAGAGTGTGATAAAGTGTATCATAAGAGGACAACATTGaataatcattataatttagtaCATCTGCAGAAGACTAAAAACTACTGTGAACTATGTGACCGA TATTTCCTAACAGGATATCGCCTCAGAGATCACAAGGCAACCACGCACGATCGTTTGCCAAAGCCAAAGACGAAAATGTGTTCTATATGTGGAAGAGCTTTTCAA aCAAATCGCCTTCTACAGAATCACATGAGGACACATACCGGTGAACGGCCTTTCCACTGCGAATTCTGTACGGCGAGCTTCACACAGAAGTACGCGCTGGTCTCTCATACTAGGGCGATTCATAAAGtgcattaa
- the LOC123704676 gene encoding uncharacterized protein LOC123704676 translates to MFGIEMVQYFLLYVCIIFIQATTAKVDPKSVNLELETSLQFDPKHESNHSITDIKNFLNRLQNLLNPIKAMLEPNNNKMSVVIENLARRVNHFDDKDFDKITRVFLKEVDEHINNNIPLSSLLGDKYSSVIKYIHENPKILRIHTRKSADNKNYKAIKVLLSKLDKYYDKNDVEKLNKIVRKLENVPKTNEEIRKLVKNALNIVVFDKYKNLNNTLKSKLFEELLSIQRYLKSKMNKDRVNEADIGDISKYYDNDNHDKIQNEDNTIEDKNNVRKTNDDEIILDKNIEILFENDDFKSE, encoded by the exons ATGTTTGGCATTGAAATggtgcaatattttttattatatgtgtgtataatttttattcaag cTACCACGGCAAAGGTAGATCCAAAAAGCGTAAATCTGGAACTTGAAACATCTTTACAGTTCGATCCAAAACATGAATCAAATCATAGTATTACGGATATTAAAAACTTTCTTAATCGACTACAAAATCTTTTGAACCCTATCAAGGCTATGCTCGaaccaaataataataaaatgagtGTTGTTATCGAAAACTTGGCAAGGAGAGTAAATCATTTTGACGATaaagattttgataaaataaccAGAGTGTTTCTTAAAGAAGTGGATgaacatattaataataatataccacTTTCAAGTTTATTAGGTGATAAGTATAGCtcagttattaaatatatacatgaGAATCCAAAAATTTTGAGAATACATACAAGAAAATCGGCTGATAACAAAAACTACAAGGCAATTAAAGTGTTACTATCAAAAttggacaaatattatgataaaaatgatgtagagaaattgaataaaatagttCGTAAACTTGAAAACGTTCCAAAAACTAATGAAGAAATAAGGAAGTTAGTGAAAAACGCATTAAATATTGTtgtatttgataaatataagaatttaaataacacaCTTAAAAGTAAGCTTTTTGAAGAACTTCTATCGATACAACGCtatcttaaatctaaaatGAATAAAGACCGTGTAAATGAAGCTGATATTGGcgatatttcaaaatattatgataatgatAATCATGATAAGATTCAGAACGAAGATAATACTattgaagataaaaataatgtgagaaAAACGAACGatgatgaaataatattggataaaaatattgaaatattattcgAAAACGATGATTTTAAATCGGAATAA
- the LOC123704677 gene encoding uncharacterized protein LOC123704677 — protein MENHLHEVPVISSLQPLHIHHQQINQVINQHVPVDIPQPVDTVELKPKPAIVDKKKKEAIDGQAREIIFKVIKFFESEKQNRGYAFPVENVVKRACAATGLSESTIKRIKREGLRAEATQTKMTGPKKKRIRKTKVQLDYYKLCALRGIVNSYTSRKEVPTLGKILAAAKHELDYRGGKESLRLILLNKLGIKFKKCEKKKKPEEPPPQYQPPQHVMPHLPMDQMKAENHCIYTNMMPQVPVSY, from the coding sequence ATGGAGAACCATTTACACGAAGTTCCTGTTATTAGTTCATTACAACCTTTACACATTCATCACCAGCAAATAAACCAAGTAATTAACCAACATGTTCCCGTAGATATCCCTCAGCCAGTTGACACTGTAGAGTTAAAACCGAAACCAGCAATAGtagataagaaaaagaaagaagCTATAGACGGGCAGGCCcgtgaaataatattcaaagtgATCAAGTTCTTCGAGAGTGAAAAACAGAACAGGGGCTACGCGTTTCCTGTTGAAAATGTTGTTAAACGCGCGTGTGCAGCCACTGGTCTATCAGAGAGTACAATAAAGCGTATTAAACGGGAGGGTTTGCGGGCGGAAGCGACACAAACGAAAATGACTGGACCAAAGAAGAAACGGATAAGGAAAACAAAAGTACAACTAGATTATTACAAACTGTGCGCACTACGCGGTATTGTTAATAGCTACACGTCGCGTAAAGAAGTGCCTACGTTGGGCAAAATATTAGCTGCAGCGAAACACGAGTTGGATTACAGGGGCGGTAAGGAGTCCTTACGACTAAtactattgaataaattaggtattaaGTTTAAGAAGTGTGAGAAGAAGAAAAAGCCGGAAGAACCGCCGCCGCAGTACCAACCGCCGCAGCATGTTATGCCACACTTACCTATGGATCAAATGAAGGCAGAAAACCACTGTATATACACGAATATGATGCCACAAGTACCAGTGTCTTATTAG
- the LOC123704674 gene encoding zinc finger protein 91-like, producing the protein MESIKSETRDGVCSGCLSVDRHTSTVERQDLFIMLLSKPAVYLEPKYLQIQLCWECKAMVRKIAIFQRKINKAQYVLETSVQLDQLNIHITPLSSLQIHHNQDYDVTLDHDEEVEKLKPLETLQELTIEVKQETDDFDYDVKDEYSQSDSDKPKKKNFVGKFERKAIITKNELDLKRIEKYFKKMVLDNAEIEEVLQRERDCKRGKSQYRYACKKCKMKYKRVSDVHRHGDFAHPTDTSPLRCSECKDTFDTHSQLNEHWRSHNILYKCTFCTTFCRSKFEMNLHLVNTHSRMYSCKNCGMQIFSSQQFTHHYKNYHTKYICDDCGRVFGMKSSLERHMIKEHFPPYCQVCARHFPKYHSLEVHYRNFHPELIYKTVKRELSYCVECDRQFPSQYLYKRHLSTAVAHVQRPPIKVPCPECGKIFSRNTYMKNHYKLVHVRSTKHYCEICNKHFVSGFSLRTHRKFVHEKTVKPKDKICDVCGRGFHTNRTLLNHKRTHTGERPYKCTYCPAAFAQSYARTTHERSQHKSVADVFILPT; encoded by the exons ATGGAATCTATTAAGTCCGAAACTCGGGATGGAGTCTGTAGTGGTTGCTTAAGCGTGGACAGACATACGAGCACTGTGGAGAGACAAGACTTATTTATCATGCTGCTGTCTAAACCGGCTGTTTATCTG gaACCCAAGTACTTACAAATACAATTATGCTGGGAATGCAAGGCGATGGTGAGGAAAATTGCGATATTTCAAAGGAAAATTAATAAGGCGCAGTATGTTTTAGAAACGTCAGTTCAATTAGATCAG ttaaaCATACACATCACACCACTATCATCACTACAAATACATCACAACCAAGACTATGACGTCACACTAGATCACGATGAAGAGGTGGAAAAACTTAAACCACTCGAAACGTTACAAGAACTAACAATAGAAGTGAAGCAGGAAACGGACGACTTTGATTACGACGTGAAAGACGAATACAGTCAAAGCGACAGCGATAAGCCGAAAAAGAAGAATTTTGTTGGCAAATTTGAACGGAAAGCCATAATAACTAAGAACGAATTGGATTTGAAGAGAATAGAGAagtattttaagaaaatgGTGCTCGATAATGCGGAGATAGAGGAGGTTCTGCAAAGGGAAAGGGATTGTAAGAGAGGGAAGAGTCAGTATAGATATGCGTGTAAGAAATGCAAGATGAAATACAAACGGGTTAGCGATGTACATAGGCATGGTGATTTCGCTCATCCAACG GACACATCACCGTTACGTTGCAGCGAATGTAAGGACACCTTCGACACTCACTCCCAACTAAACGAGCATTGGAGATCGCATAATATTCTATACAAATGTACATTTTGTACAACGTTCTGTAGATCGAAGTTTGAGATGAATCTACATTTGGTTAATACGCATAGCCGAATGTATAGTTGTAAGAACTGCGGGATGCAAATATT ttcATCACAACAATTCACACATCACTATAAGAATTATCACACAAAATACATTTGCGATGACTGCGGCCGAGTTTTTGGAATGAAAAGCAGTCTCGAAAGACATATGAT AAAAGAGCACTTCCCCCCCTACTGTCAAGTGTGCGCACGTCACTTTCCGAAATACCACTCGCTTGAAGTGCACTATCGGAATTTCCACCcggaattaatttataaaacggTCAAGCGTGAGCTGTCGTATTGCGTGGAGTGTGACAGACAGTTTCCAAGCCAATACTTGTATAAGAGGCATCTTAGTACAGCCGTGGCACATGTTCAACGTCCGCCTATAAA gGTACCTTGCCCGGAGTGTGGGAAGATATTTTCTCGGAATACATATATGAAGAATCATTATAAATTGGTGCATGTTCGTTCCACAAAACACTATTGTGAAATTTGTAATAag CATTTCGTCAGCGGTTTCTCGTTGAGAACACACAGGAAGTTTGTACACGAAAAAACTGTGAAGCCCAAGGACAAAATATGCGACGTGTGTGGACGAGGTTTTCAT acgAACCGTACGCTCCTAAACCACAAGCGTACGCACACAGGCGAACGTCCATACAAGTGTACGTACTGTCCGGCCGCGTTCGCTCAGTCGTACGCCCGCACTACACACGAACGGTCGCAGCATAAGAGCGTAGCTGACGTGTTTATATTGCCCActtga